From the Chloroflexus aurantiacus J-10-fl genome, one window contains:
- the infC gene encoding translation initiation factor IF-3 has protein sequence MPRLSPVARRRSRAIRDRFRINNRIRAREVRLIDENGTQVGIVPLREALAMAEERGFDLVEVAPNAVPPVCRLLDYGKFRYEQSKKEREARRNQKQSELKQIRLMPKTDDHDVAVKANQARRFLLAGDKVKFNLRFRGREMAHPEIGRQMLDQIAEQLSDIAVIEQKPLMEGRVLSMLLAPTAKVLKAAQQAQKAAAQRTTTAESAKPATSAASTPATAEPADEEEEELIDDGDVVEEDEDDDDTFVADYDDEDDDFEDDDDDDEDDERNRRRRR, from the coding sequence TTGCCACGACTGTCACCTGTTGCAAGACGAAGGAGTCGTGCCATTAGAGACCGGTTTCGCATCAACAATCGCATTCGCGCCCGTGAAGTGCGTCTCATCGACGAGAACGGCACCCAGGTTGGCATTGTTCCCCTGCGTGAGGCGCTGGCAATGGCTGAAGAACGAGGGTTTGATCTCGTCGAAGTTGCGCCTAATGCGGTTCCACCGGTATGCCGTCTGCTCGATTATGGCAAATTCCGCTACGAGCAGAGCAAAAAAGAGCGTGAAGCACGCCGTAATCAGAAACAGTCGGAACTGAAGCAGATTCGACTGATGCCGAAAACTGATGACCACGACGTCGCAGTGAAGGCAAATCAAGCACGACGTTTCTTACTGGCGGGCGATAAGGTTAAGTTTAATCTGCGCTTCCGTGGTCGCGAAATGGCTCATCCCGAAATCGGGCGTCAAATGCTCGATCAAATCGCCGAGCAATTGAGCGATATTGCTGTCATCGAGCAGAAACCGCTCATGGAAGGACGGGTTTTGTCAATGCTGCTTGCCCCAACCGCCAAGGTGTTGAAGGCAGCACAACAGGCCCAAAAGGCAGCAGCTCAGCGCACAACAACCGCCGAGTCAGCAAAGCCAGCGACAAGTGCGGCATCTACTCCTGCTACGGCAGAACCGGCAGATGAAGAAGAGGAAGAGCTGATTGATGATGGCGATGTCGTCGAAGAAGATGAGGACGACGACGACACCTTCGTTGCAGATTACGACGACGAAGACGACGATTTTGAAGATGACGATGATGATGACGAGGACGACGAGCGAAATCGCCGGAGACGACGCTAA
- a CDS encoding large ribosomal subunit protein bL35, with the protein MPKMKMKTHKGAKKRFKVTASGKFLQQRGVRGNKRNRPSRSQRAWGKDQPISPTNRRMLQTALPYGLE; encoded by the coding sequence ATGCCTAAGATGAAAATGAAGACGCACAAGGGCGCGAAAAAGCGCTTCAAAGTTACTGCGTCAGGTAAGTTTCTGCAACAGCGTGGTGTCCGTGGGAATAAGCGCAACCGCCCTAGCCGCTCGCAGCGAGCCTGGGGTAAAGATCAGCCGATTTCTCCCACCAACCGCCGTATGCTGCAAACCGCTCTGCCCTACGGCCTGGAGTAG